From Cronobacter turicensis z3032, the proteins below share one genomic window:
- the ynfE gene encoding Putative dimethyl sulfoxide reductase chain ynfE, whose translation MAARCFQRPARERVMSQQQEGISRRHFLTTTSLGGLALAAGGVTLPFGFSCIAAAVNTSVTPPDDKIVWGACSVNCGSRCALRLHVRNDTVWRVETDNTGLDMYGDHQVRACLRGRSIRRRINHPARLNYPMKRVGKRGEGKFKRISWDEALDTITDSLKRIVAQYGNEAVYINYTSGVVGGNITRSSPYASLVARLMNCYGGFLSHYGTYSTAQIAAAMPYTYGSNEGNSTSDIVNSKLVVMFGNNPAETRMSGGGITYHLEQARERSQARMIVIDPRYTDTAAGREDEWIPIRPGTDAALVSALAWVMIDEDLVDQPFLDRYCVGYDEKTLPAGAPANGHYKAYILGQGEDGIAKTPAWAAHITGIPQERIIKLAREIAGARPAYICQGWGPQRQANGELTSRAIAMLPILTGNVGIHGGNSGARESTYTITIERMPVLENPVKTQISCFSWTDAIARGPQMTALADGVRGKEKLDVPIKFIWNYAGNTITNQHSDINRTHEILQDDTQCETIVVIENFMTSSARYADILLPDLMTVEQEDIIPNDYAGNMGYLIFTQPATSAKFERRSIYWMMSEVAKRLGPEIHQRFTEGRTQAQWLQYLYAKMRARDPQLPDYEALKQQGIYKRQDPDGHYVAYKDFRDDPDAHPLNTPSGKIEIYSAALARIAQTWRLREDETISPLPVYASTFEGWDSPARRDYPLQLFGFHYKARTHSTYGNIDVLQAACRQEVWINPVDARARGIENGDRVRVFNARGEVRLEAKVTPRIMPGVSAMGQGAWHHADMNGDRIDHGGCVNVLTTQRPSPLAKGNPQHTNLVQIAKI comes from the coding sequence AGCTGCATTGCCGCCGCCGTCAACACCTCCGTTACTCCGCCTGACGATAAGATTGTCTGGGGCGCCTGCTCGGTGAACTGCGGCAGCCGCTGCGCGCTGCGCCTGCATGTGCGCAACGACACCGTCTGGCGCGTCGAAACCGACAACACAGGGCTCGATATGTATGGCGATCATCAGGTTCGCGCCTGCCTGCGCGGACGATCGATCCGGCGGCGCATCAACCACCCCGCTCGTCTGAACTACCCCATGAAGCGCGTCGGCAAACGCGGCGAAGGGAAGTTTAAGCGCATCAGCTGGGACGAGGCGCTCGACACCATTACGGACAGCCTGAAGCGCATCGTCGCGCAGTACGGCAATGAGGCCGTGTATATCAACTACACCTCCGGCGTCGTGGGCGGCAATATCACCCGCTCCTCGCCTTACGCCTCGCTGGTGGCGCGGCTGATGAACTGCTACGGCGGCTTTCTCAGCCATTACGGCACCTACAGCACCGCGCAAATCGCGGCCGCCATGCCCTACACCTACGGCTCGAACGAAGGCAACAGCACGTCAGATATCGTTAACAGCAAGCTGGTGGTGATGTTTGGCAACAACCCGGCGGAAACTCGCATGAGCGGCGGCGGGATCACGTATCACCTTGAACAGGCTCGCGAACGGTCGCAGGCGCGCATGATTGTTATCGATCCGCGCTACACCGATACCGCCGCCGGGCGTGAAGATGAGTGGATCCCGATCCGCCCCGGCACCGACGCCGCGCTGGTCTCCGCGCTCGCGTGGGTGATGATCGATGAAGATTTAGTCGATCAACCGTTCCTCGATCGTTATTGCGTGGGCTATGACGAGAAAACGCTCCCGGCAGGCGCGCCCGCGAACGGTCATTACAAAGCGTATATTCTCGGCCAGGGCGAAGACGGCATTGCCAAAACCCCCGCCTGGGCGGCGCACATCACGGGAATTCCACAAGAACGCATCATAAAGCTGGCCCGCGAAATCGCGGGCGCCAGACCGGCGTATATCTGCCAGGGCTGGGGGCCGCAGCGCCAGGCGAACGGCGAGCTAACGTCGCGCGCCATCGCGATGCTGCCCATCCTCACCGGCAATGTCGGCATTCACGGCGGCAACAGCGGCGCGCGTGAATCGACGTACACCATCACCATTGAGCGTATGCCGGTACTGGAAAACCCGGTGAAAACGCAGATATCCTGCTTCAGCTGGACCGACGCCATCGCCCGCGGCCCGCAGATGACCGCGCTCGCCGACGGCGTGCGGGGTAAAGAAAAGCTCGACGTGCCCATCAAGTTCATCTGGAATTACGCGGGCAATACCATCACTAATCAGCATTCCGATATCAACCGCACGCATGAGATTTTGCAGGACGACACCCAGTGCGAAACCATCGTGGTAATTGAAAACTTCATGACCTCATCGGCCCGCTACGCCGACATCCTCCTGCCGGACTTAATGACCGTCGAACAGGAGGATATCATCCCCAACGACTACGCGGGCAACATGGGCTATCTGATCTTCACCCAGCCCGCGACGTCTGCGAAATTCGAGCGCAGATCGATTTACTGGATGATGAGCGAAGTGGCGAAGCGCCTCGGGCCTGAGATCCACCAGCGCTTTACCGAAGGGCGCACTCAGGCGCAGTGGCTGCAATACCTGTATGCGAAAATGCGCGCCCGCGATCCGCAACTGCCCGACTATGAGGCGCTCAAACAGCAGGGCATCTATAAGCGCCAGGATCCGGATGGGCATTACGTGGCTTATAAAGACTTTCGCGACGATCCCGACGCGCATCCGCTGAACACCCCTTCCGGCAAAATCGAAATTTACTCCGCCGCGCTTGCCCGCATCGCGCAGACCTGGCGGCTTCGCGAGGATGAAACTATCAGCCCTCTGCCCGTTTACGCCTCGACATTCGAAGGCTGGGATTCCCCGGCGCGCCGCGACTACCCGCTGCAACTCTTCGGCTTCCACTACAAAGCCCGCACCCACTCCACCTACGGCAACATCGACGTCTTACAGGCGGCCTGTCGTCAGGAAGTCTGGATCAACCCGGTCGACGCCCGCGCTCGCGGCATTGAAAACGGCGATCGGGTGCGCGTGTTTAACGCGCGCGGCGAAGTGCGGCTGGAGGCGAAAGTGACACCGCGCATCATGCCCGGCGTGAGCGCCATGGGCCAGGGCGCGTGGCACCATGCCGATATGAACGGCGACCGCATCGATCACGGCGGCTGCGTCAATGTTCTGACGACGCAGCGCCCGTCGCCGCTCGCCAAAGGCAACCCACAGCACACCAATCTGGTGCAGATAGCGAAGATCTGA
- the dmsA gene encoding Anaerobic dimethyl sulfoxide reductase chain A — protein sequence MSNTDSPVGISRRTLVKCTALGGLALAAGGISLPFGLRPAAAAVGRAIAPDERVVWSACTVNCGSRCPLRMHVAQGEIRYVETDNTGSDDYDGLHQVRACLRGRSMRRRVYNPDRLKYPMKRVGKRGEGKFARISWEEALDTIAQGMKRIISEYGNEAIYLNYGTGTLGGTMTRSWPPGKTLIARLMNCCGGYLNHYGDYSSAQIAAGLNYTYGGWADGNSPSDIANSKLVVLFGNNPGETRMSGGGVTYYLEQARAKSQARMIVIDPRYTDTAAGREDEWIPIRPGTDAALAAAIAWVLITENYVDQPFLDNYCVGYDEKTLPPGAPANGHYKAYILGDGPDNTAKTPAWAAPITGIPEARIIKLAREIGEAKPAFIAQGWGPQRHSNGELACRAIAMLPVLTGNVGIHGGNSGAREGSFSLPFERMPTLENPVQTSISMFTWTDAIERGPSMTATADGVRGKEKLDVPIKMIWNYAGNCLINQHSHINRTHEILQDDKKCELIVVIDCHMTASARYADILLPDCTASEQMDFALDASCGNMAYVIFADQVIAPRFECRTIYDITSALAVRMGVGEQFTEGRTQEGWLRHLYAQSQRAIPELPDFDTFRKQGIFKLRDPQGHHVAYQAFRENPTANPLDTPSGKIEIYSSALADIAARWQLPEGDVIHPLPVYSPGFEQASDPLRAQYPLQLTGFHYKSRTHSTYGNVDVLQAACRQQIWINPQDAQARGIHDGDPVRVWNARGEARIEAKVTPRIMPGVVALGEGAWYQPDAQGVDHAGSINVLTTQRPSPLAKGNPSHSNLVQLARV from the coding sequence ATGTCAAATACCGATAGTCCGGTCGGGATCAGCCGCCGCACGCTGGTGAAATGCACCGCGCTGGGCGGCCTGGCGCTCGCGGCAGGCGGCATCTCCCTGCCCTTCGGGCTCCGGCCTGCGGCGGCTGCGGTGGGACGCGCCATTGCGCCAGATGAACGCGTCGTCTGGAGCGCCTGCACCGTCAACTGCGGCAGCCGCTGTCCGCTGCGTATGCATGTGGCGCAGGGCGAGATCCGCTATGTCGAAACCGATAACACCGGTAGCGATGACTATGACGGGCTGCACCAGGTCCGCGCCTGCCTGCGCGGGCGCTCCATGCGGCGGCGCGTCTACAACCCGGATCGTCTGAAATACCCCATGAAGCGCGTCGGCAAACGCGGCGAAGGCAAATTCGCGCGCATCAGCTGGGAAGAGGCGCTGGATACTATCGCCCAGGGCATGAAGCGCATTATCAGCGAATATGGCAACGAGGCGATTTATCTCAACTACGGCACCGGCACGCTCGGCGGCACTATGACCCGCTCCTGGCCGCCGGGGAAAACGCTGATTGCCCGCCTGATGAACTGTTGCGGCGGTTATCTTAACCACTACGGCGATTACTCCAGCGCGCAGATCGCCGCGGGCCTGAACTACACCTATGGCGGCTGGGCCGACGGCAACAGCCCGTCCGATATTGCAAACAGCAAGCTGGTGGTGCTGTTTGGCAATAACCCCGGCGAAACCCGCATGAGCGGCGGCGGCGTGACGTACTACCTTGAGCAGGCGCGCGCGAAATCGCAGGCGCGAATGATAGTCATCGATCCGCGCTATACCGACACCGCCGCCGGGCGCGAGGATGAGTGGATCCCGATCCGCCCCGGCACCGATGCCGCGCTGGCCGCCGCGATCGCCTGGGTGTTGATCACCGAAAACTATGTCGATCAGCCGTTTCTGGATAACTACTGCGTCGGCTACGACGAGAAAACCCTGCCGCCTGGCGCGCCGGCTAATGGCCACTATAAAGCCTATATCCTGGGCGACGGGCCGGACAACACCGCCAAAACGCCCGCCTGGGCCGCGCCCATTACCGGGATTCCCGAAGCGCGCATTATCAAACTCGCCCGCGAAATCGGCGAGGCCAAACCGGCGTTTATCGCGCAGGGCTGGGGGCCGCAACGCCATTCCAACGGCGAACTGGCCTGCCGTGCGATAGCGATGCTCCCTGTTCTCACGGGGAACGTCGGCATTCACGGCGGCAACAGCGGCGCGCGCGAAGGTTCATTCTCACTCCCCTTCGAGCGGATGCCGACGCTGGAAAACCCGGTACAGACCAGTATCTCGATGTTTACCTGGACCGACGCCATTGAGCGCGGCCCGTCGATGACCGCTACCGCCGACGGCGTGCGCGGCAAAGAGAAGCTCGACGTGCCGATTAAGATGATCTGGAACTACGCCGGTAACTGTCTTATCAACCAGCACTCGCACATTAACCGCACCCACGAAATTTTGCAGGACGACAAAAAGTGCGAGCTGATCGTGGTGATCGACTGCCATATGACCGCCTCGGCGCGCTATGCCGATATTCTGCTGCCGGACTGCACTGCGTCTGAGCAGATGGATTTCGCGCTCGACGCTTCCTGCGGCAACATGGCCTACGTGATTTTCGCCGACCAGGTGATTGCGCCGCGCTTTGAATGTCGCACTATCTATGACATCACCAGCGCGCTCGCGGTGCGCATGGGGGTCGGTGAGCAATTTACCGAAGGCCGCACGCAGGAAGGCTGGCTGCGCCATCTTTACGCCCAGTCGCAGCGCGCGATCCCGGAACTGCCGGATTTCGACACGTTCCGCAAACAGGGGATCTTTAAGCTTCGGGATCCGCAGGGCCATCACGTCGCCTATCAGGCTTTCCGGGAAAACCCGACCGCGAACCCGCTCGACACGCCCTCCGGCAAAATCGAGATCTACTCATCGGCGCTTGCCGATATCGCCGCGCGCTGGCAGTTGCCGGAAGGCGATGTCATCCACCCTCTGCCGGTCTACAGCCCCGGTTTTGAACAGGCAAGCGATCCGCTGCGCGCGCAGTACCCGCTCCAGCTCACCGGTTTTCACTATAAATCCCGCACCCACTCGACTTACGGCAACGTCGACGTTTTACAGGCCGCGTGTCGCCAGCAGATTTGGATTAACCCGCAGGATGCGCAGGCGCGCGGCATACACGATGGCGACCCGGTGCGGGTCTGGAACGCGCGCGGCGAAGCGCGCATCGAGGCGAAAGTGACGCCGCGCATTATGCCGGGCGTCGTGGCGCTGGGCGAAGGCGCGTGGTACCAGCCTGACGCGCAGGGCGTCGATCACGCCGGCTCTATTAATGTACTGACCACCCAACGGCCGTCGCCGCTGGCGAAAGGTAATCCGTCTCACAGCAATTTAGTTCAGCTTGCCAGGGTTTAA
- the dmsB gene encoding Anaerobic dimethyl sulfoxide reductase chain B gives MTTQYGFYIDSSRCTGCKTCELACKDYKDLTPDVSFRRIYEYAGGDWQEDNGVWHQNVFAYYLSIACNHCEDPACTKVCPSGAMHKREDGFVVVNEDVCIGCRYCHMACPYGAPQYNAAKGHMTKCDGCYERLAEGKKPICVESCPLRALDMAPIEELRKKYGSLAQVAPLPAAHFTRPNIVIKPNANSRPTGDTTGKLANPKEV, from the coding sequence ATGACCACACAATATGGCTTTTATATCGATTCCAGCCGCTGCACCGGGTGTAAAACCTGCGAGCTGGCGTGCAAGGATTACAAAGATCTCACCCCTGATGTCAGCTTTCGCCGCATCTATGAATACGCAGGCGGCGACTGGCAGGAAGATAACGGCGTCTGGCATCAAAACGTCTTTGCCTATTACCTCTCAATAGCCTGTAACCACTGTGAGGATCCGGCCTGCACCAAAGTGTGCCCGAGCGGCGCGATGCACAAGCGCGAAGACGGCTTTGTGGTGGTGAATGAAGACGTCTGTATCGGCTGTCGCTACTGCCATATGGCCTGTCCGTACGGCGCGCCGCAATACAACGCGGCCAAAGGGCATATGACCAAATGCGACGGCTGCTATGAACGCCTCGCTGAGGGCAAAAAACCGATTTGCGTCGAATCCTGCCCGCTGCGCGCGCTGGATATGGCGCCGATTGAGGAGCTGCGTAAAAAGTACGGTTCGCTGGCGCAGGTCGCGCCGCTGCCCGCCGCGCACTTTACCCGCCCGAATATCGTGATTAAACCCAATGCAAACAGCCGCCCGACCGGTGACACCACCGGCAAACTGGCGAATCCGAAGGAGGTCTGA
- the ynfH gene encoding Anaerobic dimethyl sulfoxide reductase chain ynfH, whose translation MQTAARPVTPPANWRIRRRSEMGSGWHEWPLVLFTVLGQCVAGGLIVTGLAWFAGSQDERTRIVRAMFFLWVLMGIAFLASVMHLGSPLRAFNSLNRLGHSPLSNEIASGSLFFAVGGLWWLVAALGKMPQTLGKIWLIVAMALGVLFIFAMTRVYQINTVPTWHNGYTTLGFFLTAFLGGPLLGALLLAGAGVAGPRAFAVVCVLALAVSLAAALMQSAGLAGIHSSVQQASALLPDYGFWQAWRMVLLALGIGCWLCPLARRVPPRPWGLAAGFALVLVGELIGRGLFYGLHMTVGMAVAG comes from the coding sequence ATGCAAACAGCCGCCCGACCGGTGACACCACCGGCAAACTGGCGAATCCGAAGGAGGTCTGAAATGGGAAGCGGATGGCATGAATGGCCGCTGGTGTTATTCACCGTGCTCGGCCAGTGCGTGGCGGGCGGGCTTATCGTCACCGGGCTGGCGTGGTTTGCTGGCAGTCAGGATGAACGCACGCGCATTGTGCGCGCCATGTTTTTTCTGTGGGTTTTAATGGGTATCGCGTTTCTCGCCTCGGTGATGCATCTCGGCTCGCCGCTGCGCGCGTTTAATTCCCTGAACCGTCTCGGCCACTCGCCGCTCAGTAATGAAATCGCCAGCGGATCGCTGTTTTTCGCGGTCGGCGGGCTGTGGTGGCTGGTGGCGGCGCTCGGGAAAATGCCGCAGACGCTCGGGAAAATCTGGCTCATCGTGGCGATGGCGCTCGGCGTGCTGTTTATTTTCGCGATGACCCGTGTGTATCAGATAAACACGGTGCCGACCTGGCATAACGGCTACACCACGCTCGGCTTTTTCCTGACGGCATTCCTCGGCGGGCCGCTGCTCGGCGCGCTCCTGCTGGCGGGCGCGGGCGTTGCTGGCCCGCGGGCGTTCGCGGTGGTGTGCGTGCTCGCGCTGGCGGTAAGCCTGGCGGCGGCGCTGATGCAGAGCGCGGGTCTTGCGGGCATTCACAGCTCCGTCCAACAGGCGAGCGCCCTGCTGCCGGATTACGGCTTCTGGCAGGCGTGGCGCATGGTGTTGCTGGCGCTCGGCATCGGCTGCTGGCTCTGCCCGCTGGCGCGCCGCGTGCCGCCGCGCCCGTGGGGGCTGGCGGCGGGGTTTGCGCTGGTGCTGGTGGGCGAGCTTATCGGCCGCGGCCTCTTTTATGGTCTGCATATGACGGTCGGCATGGCCGTTGCGGGATAA
- the dmsD gene encoding Twin-arginine leader-binding protein dmsD, translating to MEQKLTDIACSARILGALFYYSPEAPEARAIVDALRAPGWEREWPCAFDAACVAGFRARYAGDETLAQAWQRLFIGPHALPAPPWGSVWLDRESVLFGDSTLALQGWLRENAIAFETPLQEPADHIGLLLLLAAWLAEQGKTRELDELLAWHLLPFAPRFLEVFCAQAQHPFYVALGGLTRATLAHWRSALLMPVSQKPLYR from the coding sequence GTGGAACAGAAATTAACGGATATCGCCTGTAGCGCCCGCATTCTGGGGGCGCTCTTTTATTACTCGCCGGAGGCTCCCGAGGCGCGCGCCATTGTTGACGCGCTGCGCGCGCCAGGCTGGGAGCGGGAATGGCCCTGTGCGTTCGATGCCGCATGCGTGGCAGGGTTTCGCGCGCGCTACGCCGGGGACGAAACGCTGGCGCAGGCGTGGCAGCGGCTTTTCATCGGTCCGCACGCGCTGCCGGCGCCGCCCTGGGGATCGGTCTGGCTCGATCGCGAGTCGGTCCTGTTTGGCGACTCCACGCTTGCATTGCAGGGCTGGCTGCGTGAGAACGCCATCGCTTTTGAAACGCCGCTTCAGGAGCCTGCGGATCATATCGGTCTGCTGTTGCTGCTGGCCGCCTGGCTCGCGGAGCAGGGAAAAACCCGTGAGCTGGACGAGCTGCTGGCCTGGCATCTGCTGCCGTTCGCGCCGCGTTTTCTGGAGGTCTTCTGCGCGCAGGCGCAGCATCCGTTTTACGTGGCGCTGGGTGGGCTGACCCGCGCGACGCTTGCCCACTGGCGCAGCGCGCTGCTGATGCCGGTTTCGCAAAAACCGCTTTACCGTTAG
- the ydgC gene encoding Inner membrane protein ydgC: MGLLIKALLGAAVVVLIGMLSKTKNYYLAGLIPLFPTFALIAHYIVVTGRGVEALRTTVIFGMWAIIPYFVYLASLWVLSGMVKVPLALGGAVACWCLSAWLLIALWGRFH; this comes from the coding sequence ATGGGGCTGTTGATAAAAGCGCTGCTCGGCGCGGCTGTCGTGGTGCTGATAGGGATGCTGTCGAAAACGAAAAACTATTACCTCGCCGGGCTGATCCCGCTCTTTCCGACCTTCGCGCTGATTGCCCACTATATCGTCGTCACCGGGCGCGGCGTGGAGGCGCTGCGCACGACGGTGATTTTCGGGATGTGGGCCATCATTCCTTACTTTGTCTATCTGGCCTCGCTGTGGGTGCTAAGCGGGATGGTCAAAGTGCCCCTGGCGCTCGGCGGCGCGGTGGCGTGCTGGTGCCTGAGCGCCTGGCTGTTAATCGCGTTGTGGGGCCGCTTTCACTAA
- the yehW gene encoding Putative osmoprotectant uptake system permease protein yehW, translated as MGPQTIAARREDLLYLGKQHLILVFSSMALALAVGIPSGILLSRPAARRFAEYAMQIFNVGNTLPPLAVLALAMVVVGIGDKPAIVALFLASLLPIVRNTYAGLCSVPGSLIEAANGIGMTKGQRLWQVELPNAWPVMLSGIRIATAINVGTAPLAFLIGASSFGELIFPGIYLNDFPTLILGAAATALFALILDMALAALGRVLSPHTA; from the coding sequence ATCGGCCCTCAAACCATCGCCGCCCGCCGCGAAGACCTGCTTTATCTGGGTAAACAGCATCTGATTCTGGTGTTCAGCTCCATGGCGCTGGCGCTCGCCGTCGGTATCCCGAGCGGCATTCTCTTAAGCCGCCCGGCCGCGCGCCGCTTTGCGGAATACGCGATGCAGATCTTTAACGTCGGCAATACCCTGCCGCCGCTGGCGGTACTGGCGCTGGCGATGGTGGTTGTTGGCATCGGCGATAAACCGGCTATCGTGGCGCTGTTCCTCGCCTCTCTGTTGCCGATTGTGCGTAACACCTACGCCGGGCTTTGCTCGGTGCCGGGGTCGCTGATTGAAGCGGCCAACGGCATCGGCATGACCAAAGGCCAGCGGCTATGGCAGGTGGAGCTGCCGAACGCCTGGCCGGTGATGCTCTCGGGCATTCGCATCGCCACCGCCATTAACGTCGGCACCGCGCCGCTCGCCTTTCTTATCGGCGCCAGCAGCTTCGGCGAACTGATTTTCCCGGGCATCTACCTGAACGATTTCCCGACGCTCATTCTTGGCGCCGCCGCGACGGCATTGTTCGCGCTGATTCTGGATATGGCGCTCGCCGCGCTGGGCCGCGTGCTCAGTCCGCATACCGCCTGA
- the opuCB gene encoding Glycine betaine/carnitine/choline transport system permease protein opuCB, with product METIHYMIDNAGFLASLTFQHLWLVLLAVGLAIIIGVPLGILIVRHKWLATPVLGLATLVLTIPSIALFGLMIPLFSLIGQGIGALPAITAVFLYSLLPIVRNTHTALDSLPPGLREAGRGIGMTFWQRLRWVEIPMALPVIFGGIRTAVVMNIGVMAIAAVIGAGGLGLLLLNGIGGSDIRMLIAGALMICLLAIILDWLLHRLQVVLTPKGIR from the coding sequence ATGGAGACCATTCACTATATGATCGATAACGCCGGTTTCCTGGCGAGCCTCACGTTCCAGCATCTGTGGCTGGTGCTGCTGGCGGTGGGCCTGGCGATTATTATCGGCGTGCCGCTCGGCATTCTGATTGTGCGCCACAAATGGCTCGCCACGCCGGTGCTTGGGCTGGCGACGCTGGTGCTGACCATTCCGTCTATCGCCCTGTTCGGGCTGATGATCCCGCTTTTCTCGCTGATAGGTCAGGGCATCGGCGCCCTGCCCGCCATCACCGCCGTATTTCTCTATTCGCTGCTGCCGATTGTGCGTAACACCCACACCGCGCTCGACAGCCTGCCGCCGGGGCTTCGCGAAGCCGGTCGCGGTATCGGCATGACGTTCTGGCAGCGCCTGCGCTGGGTGGAAATCCCGATGGCGCTGCCGGTGATTTTCGGCGGCATCCGCACTGCCGTCGTGATGAATATCGGTGTGATGGCGATCGCCGCCGTTATCGGCGCAGGCGGTCTGGGGTTACTGCTGCTTAACGGCATTGGCGGGAGCGACATTCGTATGCTTATCGCCGGTGCGCTGATGATCTGTTTACTGGCCATTATTCTGGACTGGTTACTGCACCGCTTGCAGGTTGTGCTGACGCCTAAGGGGATCCGCTAA
- the opuCA gene encoding Glycine betaine/carnitine/choline transport ATP-binding protein opuCA — MIKLENLTKQFVQKNGQTFNAVDNVNLNVPEGEMCVLLGPSGCGKTTTLKMINRLIAPSGGKIFINGEDTTDLDTVTLRRNIGYVIQQIGLFPNMTIEENITVVPRMLGWDKARCKERATELMAMVALDPKRFLSRYPKEMSGGQQQRIGVIRALAADPPVLLMDEPFGAVDPINREVIQNQFLEMQRQLKKTVMLVSHDIDEALKLGDRIAVFRQGKIIQCASPDELLAKPANEFVGSFVGQDRTLKRLLLIQAGDVTDKQPTITVRTSTPLAQAFALMDDNDMRSVTVVDENEKPLGFVKRREARGATGVCADIAHPFRVTGKAEDNLRVVLSRLYEHNTVWMPIVDEEGRYSGEISQDYIADYLSSGRTRRALNIHEG; from the coding sequence ATGATTAAACTTGAAAACCTCACCAAACAGTTTGTGCAGAAGAACGGCCAGACGTTTAACGCCGTCGATAACGTCAACCTGAACGTGCCGGAAGGCGAAATGTGCGTGCTGCTCGGTCCGTCGGGCTGCGGCAAGACCACGACGCTGAAGATGATTAACCGGCTGATAGCGCCCTCCGGGGGCAAGATTTTCATTAACGGAGAAGACACGACCGATCTCGATACCGTCACGCTGCGCCGCAATATCGGCTACGTCATCCAGCAGATTGGTCTGTTCCCGAATATGACCATTGAAGAAAACATCACCGTGGTGCCGCGGATGCTGGGCTGGGATAAAGCGCGCTGCAAGGAGCGCGCGACCGAGCTGATGGCGATGGTGGCGCTGGATCCAAAACGCTTCCTGAGCCGCTACCCGAAAGAGATGTCCGGCGGTCAGCAGCAGCGTATCGGCGTTATCCGCGCGCTGGCGGCGGATCCACCGGTGCTGCTGATGGATGAACCGTTCGGCGCGGTCGACCCGATTAACCGCGAGGTCATCCAGAACCAGTTCCTGGAGATGCAGCGTCAGCTGAAGAAAACGGTGATGCTGGTGAGCCATGACATCGACGAAGCCCTGAAGCTTGGCGATCGCATTGCGGTGTTCCGCCAGGGGAAAATCATTCAGTGCGCCAGCCCCGACGAGCTGCTCGCGAAACCGGCCAACGAGTTTGTCGGCTCTTTCGTGGGCCAGGATCGCACGCTGAAACGCCTGCTGCTGATCCAGGCGGGCGATGTGACCGACAAACAGCCGACCATTACGGTACGCACTTCGACGCCGCTTGCGCAGGCGTTCGCGCTGATGGACGACAACGATATGCGTTCCGTGACGGTGGTGGATGAAAACGAGAAGCCGCTGGGGTTTGTAAAACGCCGTGAAGCGCGTGGCGCGACAGGCGTCTGCGCCGATATCGCCCATCCGTTCCGGGTGACCGGCAAAGCGGAAGATAATCTGCGCGTGGTGTTATCGCGCCTTTACGAGCACAACACGGTCTGGATGCCGATCGTGGATGAAGAGGGCCGCTACAGCGGCGAGATTTCGCAGGATTATATCGCCGATTATCTCAGCTCCGGCCGCACGCGACGGGCGCTCAATATTCACGAGGGATAA
- the ynfK gene encoding Probable dethiobiotin synthetase 2 encodes MLKRVFITGTDTAVGKTVVSRALLQALAATGKRVVGYKPVAKGSKITPEGLRNKDALVLQSVSTLTLPYEAINPIAFSEEESSVAHSCAINYSLLSNGLAQLCEQADHVVVEGTGGWRSLMNDLRPLSDWVVQEQLPVLMVVGIQEGCLNHALLTAQAIASDGLPLVGWVANRINPGLAHYAEIIEVLSQKLPAPLIGELPYLPRAEQRELAKWVDVTRLGAPDPLRAAV; translated from the coding sequence ATGCTTAAGCGCGTCTTTATTACCGGTACAGATACCGCCGTCGGAAAAACGGTGGTGTCCCGCGCCCTGTTACAGGCGCTGGCCGCCACCGGCAAGCGCGTGGTGGGCTATAAGCCGGTGGCGAAAGGAAGCAAAATCACGCCGGAGGGGCTGCGGAACAAAGATGCCCTGGTGCTGCAAAGCGTGTCCACCCTGACGCTGCCGTATGAGGCTATCAATCCCATCGCGTTCAGCGAAGAAGAGAGCAGCGTGGCGCACAGCTGCGCCATTAACTATTCGCTGCTGTCAAACGGCCTCGCGCAGCTGTGTGAACAGGCGGATCACGTCGTGGTGGAAGGCACCGGCGGCTGGCGCAGCCTGATGAACGATTTACGCCCGCTCTCCGACTGGGTGGTGCAGGAGCAATTACCGGTGCTGATGGTGGTCGGCATTCAGGAAGGGTGTCTGAACCATGCGCTGTTAACCGCACAGGCGATTGCGAGCGACGGCCTGCCGCTGGTGGGTTGGGTGGCGAACCGTATCAATCCGGGGCTGGCGCATTACGCCGAAATTATCGAGGTGTTAAGCCAGAAATTGCCTGCGCCGCTTATCGGTGAATTACCGTATCTGCCGCGCGCCGAGCAGCGCGAGCTGGCGAAGTGGGTGGATGTGACGCGGCTTGGCGCGCCCGATCCGTTGCGCGCCGCGGTGTGA